One window of the Natrinema sp. CBA1119 genome contains the following:
- a CDS encoding DEAD/DEAH box helicase, which yields MATTDEEIASIEHPLLEPEFLERRLYQLKLAGTAANYHTLVCLPTGLGKTTVSLLVTARRLEEVGGKSLMLAPTKPLVQQHADFYREALQIPDEEIVVFTGDVSPDDRAEMWESATVVMATPQVIENDLVGSRVSLADVTHITFDECHRATGDYAYNYIAERYHADAKRPLVTGMSASPGGDEEAILEVCENLGLDEVEVMTEEDADVEEFTHDTEVEWERIDLPEEVLEIRDALNEVIKERLEKLKELGVASSTQPDQSQKDLNRMRAELQELINNDQSEGFEGMSVHAEVMKLRQAVTLVETQSVEALCRYFDRQRNQARSSGASKASQRMVSDPRVREAMRKAESFDEIHPKYSKTRMLLAETLGLEGGERVIVFTESRDTAEALTEFLCESFDAKRFVGQGDREGSDGMTQKQQQEVLDEFRAGEFEVLVSTSVAEEGLDVPEVDLVLFYEPVPTAIRSIQRKGRTGRQSEGRVVVLMAEDTRDEAYFWISRRREKEMESELRDLKGMADDLADELDDSQQSLADFEASGESEAKVDECVADPDAVGGSSSGSEGVAGQPGLQEFGPENSEASSDDDDGDDSEGEVETHEPHAEGETVAVVADQREMDANIARDLSRREEYEISLETLSVGDYVLSDRVVVERKSVADFVDSLVGGDRSVFEQVGAMARHYSRPIVVVEGEGLYEQRDVHPNAIRGALSSLAVDFGASVLRTESEDDTTELLAVIAGREQSTADREVSVHGEKGTKTLSEQQEYVVASIAEIGPVTARSLLEEFGTVEGVMIATEDELQAADGVGRVTAERIREVIGSDYTG from the coding sequence ATGGCAACGACGGACGAGGAGATCGCGTCTATCGAGCATCCGCTGCTCGAGCCCGAGTTCCTCGAGCGCCGACTCTATCAGCTGAAACTCGCGGGCACGGCCGCAAACTACCACACGCTCGTCTGTCTCCCGACGGGACTCGGGAAGACGACGGTCAGCTTGCTCGTGACGGCACGGCGACTCGAGGAGGTCGGCGGCAAGTCGCTGATGCTCGCGCCGACGAAACCACTCGTCCAGCAGCACGCGGATTTTTACCGGGAAGCGCTGCAGATACCGGATGAGGAAATCGTCGTCTTCACCGGCGACGTGAGTCCGGACGACCGCGCCGAGATGTGGGAGTCGGCGACGGTCGTCATGGCGACCCCGCAGGTGATCGAGAACGACCTCGTCGGGAGTCGAGTTTCGCTCGCGGACGTGACCCACATCACCTTCGACGAGTGCCACCGCGCGACCGGCGACTACGCCTACAACTACATCGCCGAGCGCTACCACGCCGACGCGAAGCGACCGCTTGTTACCGGAATGTCTGCTTCGCCCGGCGGCGACGAGGAGGCCATCCTCGAGGTCTGTGAGAACCTCGGGTTGGATGAAGTCGAGGTAATGACCGAGGAGGACGCCGACGTCGAGGAGTTCACCCACGACACCGAAGTCGAGTGGGAGCGCATCGACCTCCCCGAGGAAGTCCTCGAGATCCGGGACGCCCTGAACGAGGTCATCAAAGAACGTCTCGAGAAGCTCAAGGAACTGGGCGTCGCGAGTTCGACCCAGCCCGACCAGTCCCAGAAGGACCTGAATCGGATGCGAGCGGAGTTACAGGAACTGATCAACAACGACCAGTCGGAGGGGTTCGAGGGGATGTCGGTTCATGCGGAAGTGATGAAGCTCCGGCAGGCCGTCACCCTCGTGGAGACCCAGAGCGTCGAGGCCCTCTGTCGGTATTTCGATCGCCAGCGCAATCAGGCGCGGTCGTCCGGCGCGTCGAAGGCGAGCCAGCGAATGGTCTCGGACCCGCGTGTACGCGAGGCCATGCGCAAGGCCGAGAGCTTCGACGAGATCCACCCCAAGTACAGCAAGACTCGCATGCTGCTCGCCGAGACGCTGGGGCTCGAGGGCGGCGAGCGGGTGATCGTCTTCACCGAGTCCCGCGACACGGCGGAGGCGCTCACCGAGTTCCTGTGCGAGAGCTTCGACGCGAAGCGGTTCGTCGGACAGGGCGATCGCGAGGGCTCCGACGGGATGACCCAGAAACAACAACAGGAAGTACTGGACGAGTTCCGGGCGGGCGAGTTCGAGGTACTCGTCTCCACCTCGGTCGCCGAGGAGGGGCTGGACGTCCCGGAGGTCGACCTCGTGCTCTTCTACGAACCCGTCCCGACCGCGATCCGGTCGATTCAGCGGAAGGGGCGGACCGGTCGCCAGTCCGAGGGCCGCGTCGTCGTCCTCATGGCCGAGGACACCCGCGACGAGGCCTACTTCTGGATCTCCCGGCGCCGCGAGAAGGAGATGGAGTCCGAACTCCGCGACCTCAAGGGGATGGCCGACGACCTCGCGGACGAACTCGACGACTCCCAGCAATCGCTGGCCGATTTCGAGGCGTCCGGCGAGAGCGAAGCGAAAGTGGACGAATGCGTCGCTGACCCCGACGCAGTCGGTGGGTCTTCCAGCGGAAGCGAGGGGGTTGCGGGACAGCCCGGATTGCAGGAGTTCGGGCCCGAGAACTCGGAAGCGAGTAGCGATGACGATGACGGAGACGACTCCGAGGGCGAGGTCGAAACCCACGAACCGCACGCCGAGGGCGAGACGGTCGCGGTCGTCGCCGACCAGCGCGAGATGGACGCGAACATCGCCCGCGATCTCTCGCGACGCGAGGAGTACGAGATCAGCCTCGAGACGCTTTCCGTCGGCGACTACGTCCTGTCGGATCGCGTCGTCGTCGAGCGCAAGTCCGTCGCTGATTTCGTCGACTCCCTGGTCGGGGGTGACAGATCCGTCTTCGAGCAGGTCGGCGCGATGGCTCGCCACTACTCGCGGCCGATCGTCGTCGTCGAGGGCGAGGGGCTGTACGAACAGCGGGACGTCCACCCGAACGCGATCAGGGGGGCGCTCTCGAGTCTCGCCGTCGACTTCGGTGCGAGCGTGTTGCGGACCGAAAGCGAAGACGACACGACCGAACTGCTGGCAGTGATCGCCGGCCGGGAACAGTCGACCGCCGACCGGGAGGTGTCGGTCCACGGCGAGAAGGGGACCAAGACCCTGAGCGAGCAACAGGAGTACGTCGTCGCCTCGATCGCCGAGATCGGTCCCGTCACTGCACGGTCGCTGCTCGAGGAGTTCGGCACGGTCGAAGGTGTGATGATCGCGACGGAAGACGAGTTACAGGCGGCCGACGGCGTCGGGCGGGTAACCGCCGAGCGGATTCGGGAGGTTATCGGCAGCGACTACACTGGCTGA
- a CDS encoding phosphatase PAP2 family protein, whose translation MALGFVVMLTVLVVCIGLIGTCATCLDRTAISRTAAELDHRFLETAPYLGAAALFFLAKRATTGHSERISHALDWDITAEIYAVEGEFVAVLQDIVPKATLEFFSAMYMFGFPFLLVTAPILYFLLPSQRHLKELLIAYLLNYLIGTIFYTLFIAYGPRNHLSSVSGLMYDFYPETQTVTSAVSSNTNVFPSLHTSLAVVVLVFAWRSRSEYPRWFPIASFVTACVVFSTMYLGIHWAIDVLAGIVLGVGAVWIADWIVTRAEGRPGPAPIGDESEDGITSEASD comes from the coding sequence ATGGCACTTGGATTCGTCGTCATGCTCACGGTACTCGTCGTTTGCATCGGACTCATAGGAACCTGTGCGACCTGCCTCGATCGGACCGCTATCAGCCGGACGGCGGCTGAACTCGATCACCGATTCCTCGAGACCGCGCCGTATCTCGGCGCGGCGGCCCTGTTCTTCCTGGCAAAGCGGGCAACGACCGGCCATAGTGAACGGATCTCGCACGCGCTCGACTGGGACATCACCGCGGAGATATACGCCGTCGAAGGGGAGTTCGTGGCGGTTCTCCAGGACATCGTCCCCAAGGCCACGCTGGAGTTCTTCTCGGCGATGTACATGTTCGGGTTCCCGTTCCTGCTGGTAACCGCGCCGATCCTCTACTTCCTGTTGCCGTCCCAGCGCCACCTCAAGGAACTCCTCATCGCGTACCTGTTGAATTACCTGATCGGGACGATCTTCTACACGCTGTTCATCGCATACGGGCCGCGGAACCACCTGTCGTCCGTCTCCGGGCTGATGTACGACTTCTATCCGGAGACCCAGACGGTGACGTCGGCAGTGTCGTCGAACACGAACGTCTTCCCGTCACTGCACACGTCGCTGGCAGTTGTCGTCTTGGTGTTCGCCTGGCGGTCGCGCAGCGAATACCCGCGGTGGTTTCCGATCGCGTCGTTCGTGACCGCGTGCGTCGTCTTCTCGACGATGTACCTCGGGATCCACTGGGCGATCGACGTCCTCGCGGGCATCGTCCTCGGCGTCGGAGCCGTCTGGATCGCCGACTGGATCGTCACCCGCGCGGAGGGGAGACCGGGCCCCGCTCCCATCGGCGACGAGAGCGAGGACGGGATCACCTCCGAAGCAAGCGACTGA
- a CDS encoding Sjogren's syndrome/scleroderma autoantigen 1 family protein translates to MSDFDKEAEREKLREKYEQDKEEREATQRMSDLLLKGATMTNAHCGTCGDPLFQYEGTTFCPSCHGNPDAVEGTGLEAQPADEQPTAGQPATEQSTAEQPTTGQSAAGKSATDQSAAGKSATDQPADDGRDRPAKADATTADTVDAADSEAGRAADANGEPTAAGRRRADEGVRQPRSETSDSSAGSRSQSTVTPPSVDGDLETARDALVRTLEKFAAEAAAADDPRYARDCLEAAREAGETLSTLR, encoded by the coding sequence ATGAGCGACTTCGACAAGGAAGCCGAGCGCGAGAAACTTCGAGAGAAGTACGAGCAGGACAAAGAAGAGCGCGAGGCGACCCAGCGGATGAGCGACCTACTGCTCAAGGGCGCGACGATGACAAACGCCCACTGTGGCACCTGCGGCGACCCGCTTTTCCAGTACGAGGGAACCACGTTCTGCCCCAGCTGTCACGGCAATCCCGACGCCGTCGAGGGGACGGGACTCGAGGCGCAACCGGCCGACGAACAGCCAACGGCGGGACAGCCCGCGACGGAACAGTCGACTGCGGAGCAGCCCACTACGGGACAGTCCGCTGCAGGGAAGTCTGCGACGGACCAATCCGCTGCAGGGAAGTCTGCGACGGACCAGCCGGCCGACGACGGTCGCGACCGTCCTGCGAAGGCCGATGCGACGACCGCGGACACGGTCGACGCTGCCGACTCCGAGGCTGGCCGTGCGGCCGACGCCAACGGGGAACCGACCGCTGCCGGCCGGCGACGAGCCGACGAGGGGGTCCGTCAGCCGCGATCCGAGACGTCCGATTCGAGCGCCGGGTCGAGGTCGCAGTCGACAGTAACCCCGCCGTCGGTCGACGGCGACCTCGAGACCGCACGCGACGCGCTCGTCCGCACGCTCGAGAAGTTCGCCGCGGAGGCCGCCGCCGCCGACGACCCCCGGTATGCCCGGGACTGTCTCGAGGCGGCACGCGAGGCCGGCGAGACGCTGTCGACCCTCCGTTGA